The following are from one region of the Rhizobium sullae genome:
- a CDS encoding LysR substrate-binding domain-containing protein codes for MLDLTQLRSFVAVEQMGSFTLAAERLGLGQSTVSQHIQRLETTLGRKLLARDTHKVVLTGDGEALLSHARMMLSIEGQVQSLFKDSSLRGRLRLGVSEDFVTSQLPAVLEDFVRSHPSVDLELTVALSGALYEMQDNGEIDLVLAKRRLGDARGTLVYREPLVWLARDPDHVFAQGPLPLIAFPPPSVTRTIALEALSRMQVPWRIVCTCGSLSGLTAAARAGMGVLVQPRSMAPSGLKEIGAARLPLLEDVEFVLVPRKGADQALVSALSEDILGKVRGLRSAA; via the coding sequence GTGCTTGATTTGACGCAATTGCGCAGTTTTGTTGCCGTCGAGCAGATGGGCAGTTTCACGCTCGCGGCCGAGCGGCTGGGTCTTGGGCAATCGACCGTCAGCCAGCATATCCAGCGGCTGGAGACTACCCTCGGGCGAAAACTGCTGGCTCGCGATACCCACAAGGTCGTACTCACCGGAGATGGGGAAGCGCTGCTTTCGCATGCGCGCATGATGCTTTCGATCGAGGGACAGGTTCAATCGCTTTTCAAGGATAGCAGCCTGCGTGGCCGGCTCCGCCTCGGTGTCTCGGAAGATTTCGTGACAAGCCAGCTTCCGGCCGTGTTGGAGGATTTCGTGCGGTCGCATCCGTCGGTTGATCTGGAATTGACGGTAGCGCTCTCTGGAGCGCTCTACGAGATGCAGGACAATGGCGAGATCGATCTGGTGCTCGCCAAGCGCCGGCTCGGCGATGCCCGCGGCACGCTTGTCTATCGCGAGCCGCTCGTCTGGCTGGCGCGCGATCCGGACCATGTGTTTGCGCAGGGACCGCTGCCGCTGATTGCCTTCCCGCCGCCGAGCGTGACACGGACCATTGCGCTCGAGGCCCTCAGCCGGATGCAGGTGCCTTGGCGGATCGTCTGCACCTGCGGCAGCCTCAGTGGCTTGACAGCCGCGGCGCGGGCTGGAATGGGCGTGCTGGTGCAGCCGCGCAGCATGGCTCCTTCCGGATTGAAAGAGATTGGTGCGGCAAGGCTGCCGCTGCTGGAGGATGTGGAATTCGTGCTGGTGCCGCGCAAAGGGGCCGATCAGGCGCTGGTGTCGGCGCTTTCGGAGGATATTCTTGGGAAGGTGCGGGGCCTGCGATCAGCCGCATAG